A portion of the Macaca mulatta isolate MMU2019108-1 chromosome 4, T2T-MMU8v2.0, whole genome shotgun sequence genome contains these proteins:
- the LOC144329398 gene encoding class I histocompatibility antigen, Gogo-B*0103 alpha chain-like isoform X2, translating into MVPRTLLLLLSGALALTETWVGSHSLRYFSTAVSRPGRGEPWYLEVGYVDDTQFVRFDSDAASPRMEPRAPWMKQEGPEYWDRNTRNAKVNAETFRGDLRNLLRYYNQSEAGSHTFQWMYGCDLGPDGRLVRGYRQFAYDGRDYIALNEDLRSWTAADTTAQITQRKWEAARAAEKLRAYLEGECLEWLRRYLENGKETLQHADPPKTHVAHHPVSDHEATLRCWALGFYPAEISLTWQRDGEEQTQDTELVETRPAGDGTFQKWAAVVVPSGEEQRYTCHVQHKGLLEPLTLRWEPSSQSTIPIVGIVAGLAVLGAVVAAVMWKRKSLGHFLPTMGKRGSYSQAACNNSAQSSCVSLMDSKG; encoded by the exons ATGGTGCCCCGAaccctcctcctgctgctctcGGGGGCCCTGGCCCTGACCGAGACCTGGGTGG GCTCCCACTCCTTGAGGTATTTCAGCACCGCTGTCTCCCGGCCCGGCCGCGGGGAGCCCTGGTACCTCGAAGTCGGCTACGTGGACGACACGCAGTTCGTGCGGTTCGACAGCGACGCGGCGAGTCCGAGGATGGAGCCGCGGGCGCCGTGGATGAAGCAGGAAGGGCCGGAGTATTGGGACCGGAACACACGGAACGCCAAGGTCAACGCAGAGACTTTCCGAGGGGACTTGAGGAACCTGCTCCGCTACTACAACCAGAGCGAGGCAG GGTCTCACACCTTCCAGTGGATGTACGGCTGCGACCTTGGGCCCGACGGGCGCCTCGTCCGCGGGTACCGGCAGTTCGCCTACGACGGCAGGGATTACATCGCCCTGAACGAGGACCTGCGCTCCTGGACCGCCGCAGACACTACGGCTCAGATAACGCAGCGCAAGTGGGAGGCGGCCCGTGCGGCGGAGAAGCTGAGAGCCTACTTGGAGGGCGAGTGCCTGGAGTGGCTCCGTAGATACCTGGAGAACGGGAAGGAGACGCTGCAGCACGCGG ATCCCCCAAAGACACATGTGGCCCACCACCCCGTCTCTGACCATGAGGCCACCCTGAGGTGCTGGGCCCTGGGCTTCTACCCTGCGGAGATCTCACTGACCTGGCAGCGGGATGGGGAGGAGCAAACTCAGGACACTGAGCTTGTGGAGACCAGGCCAGCAGGGGATGGAACCTTCCAGAAGTGGGCAGCTGTGGTGGTGCCTTCTGGAGAAGAGCAGAGATACACGTGCCATGTGCAGCACAAGGGGCTGCTGGAGCCCCTCACCTTGAGATGGG AGCCGTCTTCCCAATCCACCATCCCCATTGTGGGCATCGTTGCTGGCCTGGCTGTCCTAGGAGCTGTGGTTGCTGCTGTGATGTGGAAGAGGAAGAGCTTAG GACATTTTCTTCCCACAATGGGAAAAAGAGGGAGCTACTCTCAGGCTGCATGTAA CAACAGTGCCCAGAGCTCCTGTGTGTCTCTCATGGATTCTAAAG GCTGA
- the LOC144329398 gene encoding class I histocompatibility antigen, Gogo-B*0103 alpha chain-like isoform X4 — translation MVPRTLLLLLSGALALTETWVGSHSLRYFSTAVSRPGRGEPWYLEVGYVDDTQFVRFDSDAASPRMEPRAPWMKQEGPEYWDRNTRNAKVNAETFRGDLRNLLRYYNQSEAGSHTFQWMYGCDLGPDGRLVRGYRQFAYDGRDYIALNEDLRSWTAADTTAQITQRKWEAARAAEKLRAYLEGECLEWLRRYLENGKETLQHADPPKTHVAHHPVSDHEATLRCWALGFYPAEISLTWQRDGEEQTQDTELVETRPAGDGTFQKWAAVVVPSGEEQRYTCHVQHKGLLEPLTLRWEPSSQSTIPIVGIVAGLAVLGAVVAAVMWKRKSLGREGVSGSYSQAACSNSAQSSCVSLMDSKGETLGGLKSVGDGAEGT, via the exons ATGGTGCCCCGAaccctcctcctgctgctctcGGGGGCCCTGGCCCTGACCGAGACCTGGGTGG GCTCCCACTCCTTGAGGTATTTCAGCACCGCTGTCTCCCGGCCCGGCCGCGGGGAGCCCTGGTACCTCGAAGTCGGCTACGTGGACGACACGCAGTTCGTGCGGTTCGACAGCGACGCGGCGAGTCCGAGGATGGAGCCGCGGGCGCCGTGGATGAAGCAGGAAGGGCCGGAGTATTGGGACCGGAACACACGGAACGCCAAGGTCAACGCAGAGACTTTCCGAGGGGACTTGAGGAACCTGCTCCGCTACTACAACCAGAGCGAGGCAG GGTCTCACACCTTCCAGTGGATGTACGGCTGCGACCTTGGGCCCGACGGGCGCCTCGTCCGCGGGTACCGGCAGTTCGCCTACGACGGCAGGGATTACATCGCCCTGAACGAGGACCTGCGCTCCTGGACCGCCGCAGACACTACGGCTCAGATAACGCAGCGCAAGTGGGAGGCGGCCCGTGCGGCGGAGAAGCTGAGAGCCTACTTGGAGGGCGAGTGCCTGGAGTGGCTCCGTAGATACCTGGAGAACGGGAAGGAGACGCTGCAGCACGCGG ATCCCCCAAAGACACATGTGGCCCACCACCCCGTCTCTGACCATGAGGCCACCCTGAGGTGCTGGGCCCTGGGCTTCTACCCTGCGGAGATCTCACTGACCTGGCAGCGGGATGGGGAGGAGCAAACTCAGGACACTGAGCTTGTGGAGACCAGGCCAGCAGGGGATGGAACCTTCCAGAAGTGGGCAGCTGTGGTGGTGCCTTCTGGAGAAGAGCAGAGATACACGTGCCATGTGCAGCACAAGGGGCTGCTGGAGCCCCTCACCTTGAGATGGG AGCCGTCTTCCCAATCCACCATCCCCATTGTGGGCATCGTTGCTGGCCTGGCTGTCCTAGGAGCTGTGGTTGCTGCTGTGATGTGGAAGAGGAAGAGCTTAGGTAGGGAAGGGGTAAGTG GGAGCTACTCTCAGGCTGCAT GTAGCAACAGTGCCCAGAGCTCCTGTGTGTCTCTCATGGATTCTAAAGGTGAGACCCTGGGGGGTCTGAAGTCAGTGGGGGATGGGGCAGAGGGAACATGA
- the LOC144329398 gene encoding class I histocompatibility antigen, Gogo-B*0103 alpha chain-like isoform X1, whose product MVPRTLLLLLSGALALTETWVGSHSLRYFSTAVSRPGRGEPWYLEVGYVDDTQFVRFDSDAASPRMEPRAPWMKQEGPEYWDRNTRNAKVNAETFRGDLRNLLRYYNQSEAGSHTFQWMYGCDLGPDGRLVRGYRQFAYDGRDYIALNEDLRSWTAADTTAQITQRKWEAARAAEKLRAYLEGECLEWLRRYLENGKETLQHADPPKTHVAHHPVSDHEATLRCWALGFYPAEISLTWQRDGEEQTQDTELVETRPAGDGTFQKWAAVVVPSGEEQRYTCHVQHKGLLEPLTLRWEPSSQSTIPIVGIVAGLAVLGAVVAAVMWKRKSLGHFLPTMGKRGSYSQAACSNSAQSSCVSLMDSKG is encoded by the exons ATGGTGCCCCGAaccctcctcctgctgctctcGGGGGCCCTGGCCCTGACCGAGACCTGGGTGG GCTCCCACTCCTTGAGGTATTTCAGCACCGCTGTCTCCCGGCCCGGCCGCGGGGAGCCCTGGTACCTCGAAGTCGGCTACGTGGACGACACGCAGTTCGTGCGGTTCGACAGCGACGCGGCGAGTCCGAGGATGGAGCCGCGGGCGCCGTGGATGAAGCAGGAAGGGCCGGAGTATTGGGACCGGAACACACGGAACGCCAAGGTCAACGCAGAGACTTTCCGAGGGGACTTGAGGAACCTGCTCCGCTACTACAACCAGAGCGAGGCAG GGTCTCACACCTTCCAGTGGATGTACGGCTGCGACCTTGGGCCCGACGGGCGCCTCGTCCGCGGGTACCGGCAGTTCGCCTACGACGGCAGGGATTACATCGCCCTGAACGAGGACCTGCGCTCCTGGACCGCCGCAGACACTACGGCTCAGATAACGCAGCGCAAGTGGGAGGCGGCCCGTGCGGCGGAGAAGCTGAGAGCCTACTTGGAGGGCGAGTGCCTGGAGTGGCTCCGTAGATACCTGGAGAACGGGAAGGAGACGCTGCAGCACGCGG ATCCCCCAAAGACACATGTGGCCCACCACCCCGTCTCTGACCATGAGGCCACCCTGAGGTGCTGGGCCCTGGGCTTCTACCCTGCGGAGATCTCACTGACCTGGCAGCGGGATGGGGAGGAGCAAACTCAGGACACTGAGCTTGTGGAGACCAGGCCAGCAGGGGATGGAACCTTCCAGAAGTGGGCAGCTGTGGTGGTGCCTTCTGGAGAAGAGCAGAGATACACGTGCCATGTGCAGCACAAGGGGCTGCTGGAGCCCCTCACCTTGAGATGGG AGCCGTCTTCCCAATCCACCATCCCCATTGTGGGCATCGTTGCTGGCCTGGCTGTCCTAGGAGCTGTGGTTGCTGCTGTGATGTGGAAGAGGAAGAGCTTAG GACATTTTCTTCCCACAATGGGAAAAAGAGGGAGCTACTCTCAGGCTGCAT GTAGCAACAGTGCCCAGAGCTCCTGTGTGTCTCTCATGGATTCTAAAG GCTGA
- the LOC144329398 gene encoding class I histocompatibility antigen, Gogo-B*0103 alpha chain-like isoform X3 translates to MEPRAPWMKQEGPEYWDRNTRNAKVNAETFRGDLRNLLRYYNQSEAGSHTFQWMYGCDLGPDGRLVRGYRQFAYDGRDYIALNEDLRSWTAADTTAQITQRKWEAARAAEKLRAYLEGECLEWLRRYLENGKETLQHADPPKTHVAHHPVSDHEATLRCWALGFYPAEISLTWQRDGEEQTQDTELVETRPAGDGTFQKWAAVVVPSGEEQRYTCHVQHKGLLEPLTLRWEPSSQSTIPIVGIVAGLAVLGAVVAAVMWKRKSLGHFLPTMGKRGSYSQAACSNSAQSSCVSLMDSKG, encoded by the exons ATGGAGCCGCGGGCGCCGTGGATGAAGCAGGAAGGGCCGGAGTATTGGGACCGGAACACACGGAACGCCAAGGTCAACGCAGAGACTTTCCGAGGGGACTTGAGGAACCTGCTCCGCTACTACAACCAGAGCGAGGCAG GGTCTCACACCTTCCAGTGGATGTACGGCTGCGACCTTGGGCCCGACGGGCGCCTCGTCCGCGGGTACCGGCAGTTCGCCTACGACGGCAGGGATTACATCGCCCTGAACGAGGACCTGCGCTCCTGGACCGCCGCAGACACTACGGCTCAGATAACGCAGCGCAAGTGGGAGGCGGCCCGTGCGGCGGAGAAGCTGAGAGCCTACTTGGAGGGCGAGTGCCTGGAGTGGCTCCGTAGATACCTGGAGAACGGGAAGGAGACGCTGCAGCACGCGG ATCCCCCAAAGACACATGTGGCCCACCACCCCGTCTCTGACCATGAGGCCACCCTGAGGTGCTGGGCCCTGGGCTTCTACCCTGCGGAGATCTCACTGACCTGGCAGCGGGATGGGGAGGAGCAAACTCAGGACACTGAGCTTGTGGAGACCAGGCCAGCAGGGGATGGAACCTTCCAGAAGTGGGCAGCTGTGGTGGTGCCTTCTGGAGAAGAGCAGAGATACACGTGCCATGTGCAGCACAAGGGGCTGCTGGAGCCCCTCACCTTGAGATGGG AGCCGTCTTCCCAATCCACCATCCCCATTGTGGGCATCGTTGCTGGCCTGGCTGTCCTAGGAGCTGTGGTTGCTGCTGTGATGTGGAAGAGGAAGAGCTTAG GACATTTTCTTCCCACAATGGGAAAAAGAGGGAGCTACTCTCAGGCTGCAT GTAGCAACAGTGCCCAGAGCTCCTGTGTGTCTCTCATGGATTCTAAAG GCTGA